In a single window of the Cucumis melo cultivar AY chromosome 11, USDA_Cmelo_AY_1.0, whole genome shotgun sequence genome:
- the LOC103498390 gene encoding uncharacterized protein LOC103498390 — protein MVLRVPKEEDTAPVLNSQPQLKFHPSLSSLTARFPRRHSSSSVAHYSLTTHWHSRSLRPLVGDLSQIRLHPVAALRSLTPTSILGFRTYLNKKTPMAELSLGILIDILDEEWMRDTLPHDDLLLPPVLVVRADDTEDSNQESQPVDTDTWHDLALGNQ, from the exons ATGGTACTGCGTGTCCCTAAGGAAGAAGACACCGCCCCCGTCCTCAATTCCCAGCCCCAATTGAAGTTTCATCCGTCTTTGTCGTCCCTTACCGCAAGATTTCCACGCCGCCATTCCTCTTCATCAGTCGCCCACTATTCGCTCACGACTCATTGGCATTCCAGATCGCTCAGACCACTGGTTGGTGATTTGTCTCAGATCCGGCTGCATCCGGTGGCCGCCCTTCGATCCTTGACTCCAACTTCG ATATTGGGTTTTAGAACCTACCTTAATAAGAAAACACCAATGGCAGAACTTAGTCTGGGTATATTGATAGACATTCTAGATGAGGAATGGATGAGAGACACACTCCCTCATGATG ATCTTTTACTCCCTCCCGTGCTGGTTGTTCGGGCTGATGACACTGAGGACTCAA ATCAGGAGAGTCAGCCAGTTGATACTGATACTTGGCATGATCTTGCCCTAGGTAACCAATGA
- the LOC127143851 gene encoding uncharacterized mitochondrial protein AtMg00810-like: MEDDESMPDIDNSDNTTPDVYRMDDTIKKQFLELSEMKHILERLLQTSTGIVLLLLYVDDMIITGNDHQAIYDLQCYLGKHFEMKDLGNLNYFLGLEISSSSNGYYLSQAKYASYLLSRSGITDSTTSSTPLDPNVRLTSFDSVPLDNPTLYQQLVSSLIYLTVTCLDIAYAVHVVSQFMVAPRTIHFTIILHIIRYIKGTLGHGLQFSSQSSLVLSKFSNAEWMGDPTDRRFTTGYRFYLGDALISWRSKKQFVVFRSTTESEYCTLVDSTLELLCLRWLLTDMRVPQRSPTILYCDNRSAIQIAHNNVFHGHISTLRMIVILFVIIYRAILFISNLSPPRTN, translated from the exons ATGGAGGATGATGAATCCATGCCAGATATTGACAACAGTGATAACACTACTCCTGATG TCTATAgaatggatgacacaatcaaaaAGCAGTTCTTGGAGCTGTCTGAAATGAAGCACATACTGGAACGATTGCTCCAG ACATCTACTGGTATTGTTCTCCTTCttttatatgttgatgacatgatcATTACAGGTAATGATCATCAAGCCATATATGATTTGCAATGTTACCTAGGAAAGCACTTTGAGATGAAAGATTTAGGCAACCTCAACTATTTTCTTGGTCTTGAGATCTCATCCTCGTCTAATGGCTACTACTTATCTCAAGCAAAATACGCCTCTTACCTCCTAAGTCGATCTGGTATTACTGACTCTACCACATCCTCAACACCTTTGGATCCGAATGTGCGACTTACTTCTTTTGATAGTGTTCCTCTTGACAATCCCACTTTGTATCAACAACTTGTTAGCAGCCTGATTTACTTAACCGTGACCTGCCTAGATATTGCATATGCAGTTCATGTTGTTAGTCAATTCATGGTTGCTCCTCGTACTATTCACTTCACTATTATCCTTCATATTATTCGCTATATTAAAGGCACTTTGGGTCATGGTCTACAGTTCTCCTCACAGTCATCTTTAGTTCTCTCTAAATTCTCTAATGCTGAATGGATGGGTGATCCTACTGATAGAAGGTTCACCACTGGTTATCGCTTCTATTTAGGTGATGCTCTTATCTCTTGGCGCAGCAAGAAACAATTTGTTGTTTTCCGTTCCACCACAGAGTCTGAATATTGTACTCTAGTTGATTCCACTTTAGAATTATTATGCCTTCGTTGGCTTCTTACTGATATGAGGGTCCCACAAAGGTCACCCACTATTCTTTATTGTGATAACCGTAGTGCTATTCAGATTGCACACAATAATGTTTTTCATGGACACATAAGCACATTGAGAATGATTGTCATTTTGTTCGTCATCATCTACAGAGCAATACTCTTCATCTCCAATCTATCTCCACCACGGACCAACTAG